One Archangium violaceum genomic window, TTCGGCGCGATGTGCCAGTGGCTCATCAACGTCATCAACCTGGTGACGGGGAACTTCGACCGTCAGGGTGGCGCCCTGTTCACGAAGCCGGCCTTCGATCTGGTGCACGGGCCGAAGGCGATCTCCATGAGCCGCGGCAGCATCGGACGCTGGAAGAGCCGGGTGCGCGGGCTGCCCGAGACCTCCGGCGAGCTGCCGGTGGCCGTGCTCGGCGAGGAGATCCTCACCGAGGGCCCCGGCCGCATCCGCGCGATGCTCACCTCCGCGGGCAACCCGGTGGTGTCCACGCCCAACGGGCGGCAGCTCGACAAGGCGTTCGCGTCGCTCGACTTCATGGTGTGCATCGACCCGTACATCAACGAGACGACCCGGCACGCGCACATCATCCTGCCGCCGAGCACCCAGCTGGAGCGGAGCCACTACGACCTCGCCTTCCACGCGCTGGCGGTGCGCAACACCGCGAAGTACTCGCCGCCGCTCTTCGCGCCGCGCCCGGGCTCGAAGCACGACTGGGAGATCTTCCTGGAGCTGAAGCACCGGCTGGAGACCCTGCGCGGGGAGCCGCGCGTGCGAGGCGAGCTGTCATACCGCGCGCTGAAGGCGCTCGGCCCCGACGGCATCCTCGACCTGGGACTGCGCGCGGGCCCGTATGGAATGAGGCTCCGCCCGTTCCGCAAGGGCCTGGGCCTGGCGAAGCTCAAGGAGCAGCCGCACGGCGTGGACCTGGGACCGCTCCAGCCGGGCGTTCCCGAGCGGCTGGCCACGCGCGACCGCCGCATCCAGCTCGCCCCGGAGCCGATGGTGGCCGACGTCCAGCGGCTGCGCCAGACGTTCCCGGCGGGCGCGGGGGCCTCGGAGCAGGGGTCGATGCTGCTCATCGGCCGGCGCCACCTGCGGGACAACAATTCCTGGCTGCACAACGTGCCCCGGCTCGTGAGCGGAAAGCCCCGGTGCACGCTGATGGTGCACCCCGAGGATGCCCGTCGGCTCGGCCTTCATGACGGCGGGGAGGCGGTGATCACCTCACGCGTCGGGGAGGTGCGAGCCCCCGTGACGGTGACGGATGAGGTGATGCCCGGAGTGGTCAGCCTGCCGCACGGCTATGGCCACGGACGCGAGGGCGTCCGGCTCCGGGTGGCAGGAGAGCATGCGGGCGTGAGCATCAACGATCTCACCGACGACCGCTTCCTGGATGCCCTCAGTGGCAATGCCGCGTTCAGCGGAGTCCAGGTACACGTCAAGCCGCTAGAATCGATTCGTACGGAAGGACAACCAGCGCAGTCGGCGACTGCATGAGACAACAACACCTATGATCACCCTCTACCAAACCCCCGTTGCCTGGGGCACGCCCAACCTGAGCCCCTTCTGTTTCAAGCTGGAGGCGTACCTGCGGATGGCGGGTCTGCCCTACGAGGTGAAGCTGGCCTCCCTGGCCAAGGCACCCAAGGGCAAGGTGCCCTACGCCGAAATCGACGGGATGCTCATGGGCGACTCCCAGTTCATCATC contains:
- a CDS encoding molybdopterin oxidoreductase family protein — its product is MSQSSAPSELHFRTCNLCEAMCGLRIETSGGRVTSIRGDEADPFSKGHICPKAVALQDLHEDPDRLRQPVRRTATGWEPISWEEALDETARRLHAIQREHGKDSLGVYVGNPTVHDHGAMLFLPLLLRALRTRNKFSATSVDQLPHHLAAYLMFGHQFLIPIPDIDHTRYMLILGANPLASNGSLMSAPGVKGRLKAIQQRGGKVVVVDPRKTETAHVADEHVFIRPGTDALWLFSLLHLLLEGAGAKMGRLAALSDGLATLRELARDFTPEYAEVHTGVPADTTRRIARELSASESAVCYGRVGVSTHAFGAMCQWLINVINLVTGNFDRQGGALFTKPAFDLVHGPKAISMSRGSIGRWKSRVRGLPETSGELPVAVLGEEILTEGPGRIRAMLTSAGNPVVSTPNGRQLDKAFASLDFMVCIDPYINETTRHAHIILPPSTQLERSHYDLAFHALAVRNTAKYSPPLFAPRPGSKHDWEIFLELKHRLETLRGEPRVRGELSYRALKALGPDGILDLGLRAGPYGMRLRPFRKGLGLAKLKEQPHGVDLGPLQPGVPERLATRDRRIQLAPEPMVADVQRLRQTFPAGAGASEQGSMLLIGRRHLRDNNSWLHNVPRLVSGKPRCTLMVHPEDARRLGLHDGGEAVITSRVGEVRAPVTVTDEVMPGVVSLPHGYGHGREGVRLRVAGEHAGVSINDLTDDRFLDALSGNAAFSGVQVHVKPLESIRTEGQPAQSATA